GGCGATTCCGTCTGCCGTCCGTGTTGATGCTGGGCCTCGGGTTCGTCCTCGTGGTCGCAGCCGGCACGGTCACCCTGTACCTGCGCCAGCGCGTGGGGTTCAGTTTCGCGCCGCTGCTGTTCCTCGGCGCGGCGCTGCCGCCGCTGGCCGCGCTGAGCGTCGCGGCGGAAGGTGTTGGCCAGCCGGCATCGGCGCGCCGTGTGCTAGTCGCCATGGTGGCCGGAGGCACCGCATCGGTGATCGCCGCGGTCATGTTGGAGATGCTCCTGCCCGGGATTATCGCCCTCTTCGTGAAACCCGTGGCCGACATGATACGGGAGGTCATCGCGCTCATCGACCAGGGGAGGTTCAGCGACCTCTTCAGGTCGCCGGCCGCCATCTTCGCGTTGGTCCAGCTCGCCGTCGTCGCACCCATCGCGGAAGAGGCGGTGAAGCCGATCGGCGTGATGGTCCTGGGGCGCCGCATCCAGTGCGCCCGCGACGCGCTACTGATCGGCATGGGGTGTGGGGCAGGGTTCGCCATCGTCGAAAACATCATGTACGAGGGCGGAGGGATCTCCATCTGGGCGGGCATCACATTTGTTCGCGCGATCGGCGGGGCGCTGCACCCCATTGGCGCGGGACTCGTCTCGCTCGGGTGGTTTGGGGTCTTTCAGCGCCAACCCGGGAGGTGGCGCAATCTTGCCCGCAACTACTTGGCGGCTGTCGGTCTTCACGCGATCTGGAACGGCGCCTGCGGGATCTTCTATCTCCTGGAGTCGGCGCATAGAGACGTCCTCGGACCGGTCGACCTGCAGGGGTGGGTCATTGACATCGGCCTGCTCGCCCTCTTCCTGGTTGAGGGCGCGTTCATGTTCTGGGCGGTGCGGCGCATCGCGCAGGCGCTCGCAGCCGATGCGGTCCCTCAGCCGGCCCTCCCGCCGGCCCGCCTGTTAGGTCTCTGGGCCGTCGCCTGCATGGGCGTGCTGCTGCCCATCGCCGCAGCCGCCAGCCGCGCGGTCGTGCGCTACCTGGAGTCCGGCCCGTCACCGTAGGCTCGTGGTCGCAAGGGTCTCTGGAACGACCCCGGCAGCGGTGATGCGCTGTGGGGGTTCCTTGCCGCGGCCAGTGGCGTCCGTGCGTCGGCAGGTGCCGGGGTGCGGCGATGCGGGAACGCAGGGTTCCTTCAGCGACAGCGGGATGGTCGTGATCCGGTACGCGCCCATTACGCGCATAGTCTGGAGCCGGATTTTCCCACATCGTTGCCCGGCGCGACCCAGAAGGACGTCGACGACTTCCACCGGTTCCACGGAGTCGATGACCCCATGCCCGTTCGTTATGTCAGGTTCCTTTCGCAACTCGCTCCCAGGTGCCGCATCCAGGCGTCCGAGCCTCGATAGGGTTGTCACCTGATGGACTCGCGGCCTGGACAACGCGTACGTTTGGATCGAGATGCAGGAATTGGAATATCCTCGGGGTCGGGCCGGACGGATGCTGCCGCGCTTCATAAGGGAGGCAGGTGTGCTGCGAGCGCTAGCCCATCCTGTGCGGCTGGCGATCCTGGCGCACCTGCGTCGCAGGCCGGCCTGCGTCTGCCACCTCACCAGGGCCTTGGGCCGGCCCCAGGCGTACGTCTCGCAGCAGCTCGCGGTCCTGCGCGGCAGCGGGCTGATCGAAGGGCAGAGGGAGGGGGCGTACGTCTACTACGGACTGCGCGACCGCGGCGTGCTGGCGCTCGTGGATCTTGTCGGCGGGCTCCTCGGGCGCGCGGTTGTCGGCGCCTTGCCCCCGGGCGGGCGGGTCGAGGGATGCGAGTGCCCCCGCTGCCGCAAGGACGCCGTGACCACGGTGGGATCCCGCGGATGATCGGCGATCTGTTGATCGCGGGCCTCCGCGCGCTCTGGGAGTACATCGCCCTGCACGTGCTGACCTGCCTGATTCCGGCGTTTCTGCTGGCCGGCGCGATCGTGGCCTTCGTCTCGAAAGAGGCGGTAATGGCGCGCCTGGGGAGCGCCGTCTCCAAGACGGCCAGCTTCACGACCGCCGCCGGCGCCAGCTTCTTACTCGCCGCCTGCTCGTGCACCGTCATTCCGGTCTCCAGCGGGCTCTACTACGGCGGCGCCGGGATCGGCGCGGCCTTCATCCTGCTGTGGGTGGCCCCGGCATCGAACCTGCTCTCCCTGGTCTACACCGGGAGCATCCTGGGCGCCCAGATGGTCTGGGTGCGCGTCCTGGCGGCGCTGGCAATGGCCTTCATCGTCGGGTGGGTGATGACGCTGGCCTTCCGGCGGGAGGAGGCAGGGCGGATGAGCACTGCATCCGGTGGCTCCGGGACCCGGATCCTGGGCCAAGACGACCTCACGCTTCTGGGGCTGCTCGTCGCCTCGCTGCTGGCTCCCAACTATCTGGTTCGGGGCGGCCCCTACGTCCAGAAGTTGCTGGTATGGGCGGCGGCGACCGCGCTGGTGGCCGCCTATGCCAGGCGGCGAAAGACCGGCGAGGAGATCCGGCGCTGGTTAGGCGAGACGTGGTGGTTCGCCCGCATGATCTTCCCCTTGCTGTTGCTGGGCGTCTTCATTGTTGGCATGGTTGGTGCGTCGATCCCTCGGGCGTGGATCGAGTCGTACCTTGGAGGGTCTGGGCTCCTGGCGTCGTTTCTGGCCACGCTGCTCGGGAGCGTCAGTTACTTCGCCACGATGACCGAGGCGCCGTTCGTGCACACGCTGCTCGGGCTGGGCATGGGCAAGGGGCCTGCCCTGGCCCTGCTGCTGACCGGGCCCGGGCTCAGCCTGCCCAACTGGCTGGCGATCGGCCGCGTCTTCGGCGCGCGGAAGGCCGCCGTCTATGTAGGCACGATCATCGTTCTGGGCACCATCGGAGGCTGGTTCGCCGGGACGTTCGTATTCAAGTGAAGGGGGCGATAGCGTGATCACCATCGAGATCTTCGGCCCGGGGTGCCAGAAGTGCAGGGCCACCGAGGCCGCGGTGCACAAGGCGGTGCAGATGCTGGGACTGCAGGCTGCGATAACGCATGTGCGTGACCCAAAGGAGATGGCTGCTCAGCGCGTGATGTTCACGCCGGCGGTACGGATAAACGGCGAGCTGAAGTGCGCCGGGCGCGTGCCCGAGGTGGCCGAGATCACAACCTGGCTCACAACGGCTGCTGCTGATGGGCCTGTTTGAGCGCTACCTGAGCCTGTGGGTGGCCGCCTGCATGGCGGTCGGCGTGCTGATCGGGAAGGCGCTGCCGGGTCTGACCGACCTGATGCGGCGCCTGGAGTTCGGGCAGGGCAGCCAGATCAACGTGCCCATCGCCGTGCTCATCTGGCTGATGATAACCCCCATGATGATGAAGGTCGACCTTGCCTCCATTCGGAATGTGGGGAAGCGCCCCCGCGGGCTGTTCGTGACGCTGTTCGTCAACTGGCTGGTCAAGCCGTTCTCGATGGCCCTGATCGCCTGGTTCTTCTTCCGCCATGCCTTCGCGGCGTGGATCGCGCCGGGCGAGGCCGACCAGTACATCGCCGGCGCGATCATCCTGGCCGCGGCCCCTTGCACCGCTATGGTCTTCGTGTGGAGCTACCTCACCGACGGCGATCCGGCCTACACCCTCATGCAGGTGTCGGTGAACGACCTGATCATGCTCTTCCTGTTTGCCCCAATCGTGCGCTTCCTCGTCAGCGGCGCCGCCTCGCTCGAGATCCCTTTTCGCGTGCTGCTCTACTCGGTCGCCGTCTTCATCGTGGTGCCCCTGACCATTGGGGTCGTCTTGAGGGGCTGGTTCGTCAGGCGCAGGGGTCTCGCGTGGTTCGTCGGCGCCCTGCTTCCGCGCTTCGCGCCGGTAAGCATGGGAGCGCTGCTGGCTACGCTCGTGCTCATCTTTGCCTTCCAGGCTGACAACATCACCGGCAGGAGCCTGCACGTGCTCCTGATCGCGGTGCCGATACTCATCCAGGTCTACTTCAACTCGTCGCTCGCCTACCTGCTGATGCGGCTGTTCCGGGTCAGGCACGCAGTCGCCGCCCCAGGCGCGCTGATAGGGGCCAGCAACTTCTTCGAGCTCGCGGTCGCCACCGCCATCGCCCTGTTCGGTCCCGGGTCCGGCGCCGCGCTGGCTACCGTGGTGGGGGTTCTGATCGAGGTGCCGGTGATGCTCTCGGTGTGCTCGGTCTGCAACCGCACCCGACACTGGTTCCCCGCGGCCGAGGGGGCCGGTTAGGAGAAGGCTTGGATCCAGCGAGGAATGCCGTGCAGCAAGTCCCGGCGTGGCGCGTGTTCACAGCCTTCGTCCGCCTGGGTGCGACCGCCTTCGGCGGTCCGGCGATCGTGGCGCACCTGAAGGCCGAGCTGGTAGGCAGGCGGCGCTGGTTGACCGAAGCGGACTTCGCAGACGGCCTGGCGCTCTGCCAGATCATCCCAGGCGCCACCATGGTGATGCTCTCAACCTACGCCGGATACCGTGTCGCAAGGATTCCTGGGGCCGCAGCCGCAGCGATTGGGTTCGTGCTGCCTGCCTTCGTGGTGATGCTTGTCCTCTCGGCGCTGTACGCGCACTCCGGCGCACTGCCGGCGGTCCGCGCCGTCTTCCGCGGGCTGGGTGCCCTGGTCGTGGTCGTCGTTCTCAATGCCGCGATCAATCTCGGCCGGTCCGCGCTGTGCGATTGGCAGGGGGTGGTACTGGCCTGCCTGGCCCTGGTGGCGCTCGTCCTAGGAGTGGGATTCCCGGTCGTCGCCGCCGGCGCTGCAGTGCTGGCTTTGGGGCTGTACCGGACCCAGGCCGTGCCCGGAAGGAGGCCTCCCGGTCCCTCATGAGGCCCCGAGGGTGGGCGATCGCCTTCATGCTGGGGATGGCTCTTGTACTGGGCCCCCGGATCTGGAACCCCGTGCTGGGGCATCTGAATCTGGTGCTCATGAAGCTGGGGATAATGGCCTTCGGCGGAGGGTTCACCCTGATACCGCTGATCCAGCAGGAAGTGGTCAGCCGCTTGGGATGGCTGACCACGCGCGAGTTCATTGACGGCGTCGCCCTGGGGCAGGTGACGCCAGGACCCATCCTGATCACCGCTACGTTCATAGGCTACAAGATCGGCGGGCTGGCCGGGGCCGCGACCTCCACGATCGCGGTCTTCCTGCCGTCGTTCCTGGTGCTCGTGGGAGTCGTCCCGCACTTCGACGAACTGAGACGCCTCCAGGCGGTGCAGACGATGATCCGGGGCGTGCTGGCCGCCTTCATAGGGCTTCTGCTCTTCATCCTGCATCAGTTCGGGCAGGCGGCGTTGACGGACTGGAGGACCTGGGCGGTGGCGATCGTTGTGTTCGCCGGCCTGCGCGGGGGCGTGGGCCTCCTTACGCTCGTCGGGCTGACCGCGGTGGTGTCGCTGCTCGCGCTCTGAGGCGGCGCCGTGGCGTCGGGCCGGTCTTGTAGGAATGCAACGAAGCGGGTCGAAGCCATCACACAAGCTGGCCGGTGACCAGCCGGGCAGATTTGCGCATGAGGTAGGTGTACCGTGACGGAATCAGCGCGCAAGATAGATGCGTTCCTGTCGGAGCGCCTGGATGAGTACATAGCCGAGACGGCACGGCTCTGCGCGGCGCCCAGCATCTCGGCGCAGGCGATAGGTCTCCCCGAGTGCGCGGGCCTCGTGGCGGATCTGCTCAAGCGCAAGGGATTCGAGGTTCGGCGCATTCCCACCGAGGGCGCCCCTGTGGTGGTGGGCCGGCTCGAAGGACGCTCGGCTCGCACGCTGCTCTTCTACAACCACTACGACGTGCAGCCCCCGGAGCCGCTCGAGTTGTGGACCACGCCGCCGTTTGAACCCGCACTGCGCGATGGCGCGCTCTACGCCCGGGGCGCCAAGGACGACAAGGGCGAGTTCGTGGCGCGCCTGGCCGCGGTGGACGCGGTGCGCGCGGCGCACGGCGGGACCCCGCCCTGCGGCGTGCTGTTCGTGGTGGAGGGACAAGAGGAGATAGGGAGCCCGCACATCGCGCGGTTCGTTCAGGACCACAAGGATCTGCTCTCGTGCCATGGCGCGGTCTGGGAGGAAGGCGGGACCGACGCCGACGGGCGGCCGCAGGTGTCGCTGGGCCGGCGCGGGGTCCTGGAGGTCGAGCTCGGGGTGGAGACCATGCGGGTGGATGCTCACTCCGGGGCGGCTGATATGCTGCCCAATGCGGCCTGGCGGCTCCTGCGCGCGCTCGCGAGCCTCAAGGGGCCTGATGAGCGCATCCGCATACCCGGTTTCTACGATGCGGTCCTGCCGCCGTCTGCGAAAGACATCGAGATGCTCGACGCCCTGCCCGATTACGAGCCACACCTGCGCGCCACCTACGGCGTCAGCGAGTTCGTACTGGGACGGCGGGGCCGGGACCTGAACCGCGCGGTGTTCGAGCCGACCTGCAACATCCAGGGCCTGACCGCGGGGTACCAGGGCGCGGGCGCCAAGACGGTCATACCCGCGCGCGCTGCTGCGAAGCTCGATTTCAGGCTGTTGCCCGACCAGGATCCGGACGAGGTGTTCACGCTCCTGAAGAAGCACCTCTCGCACGAGGGATTCGGCGATGTAGAGGTGACATGGATCGGCGCGATGTGGCCGTCCCGGGTCTCGGTGGACGATCCGCTCGTCGGGCTCACCGCGCGCACCGGCGAAGAGGTCTACGGGAAGCCCAGCCTGCTCCTGCCCCTGGGTGGAGGGAGCAGCCCCTTCTACGCCTTTGCCCGTCCTCTGGGCATCCCTGTGGTCACCGCTGGCGTGGGTTACGGGCGCAATCGCACGCACGCGCCCGACGAGCACGTGCGCCTGGGCGACTTCCTGAACGCATCCCAGCACATCGCACGGATACTGGAGGGGTTTGGCGATCTGTAGTTCACAAGGCCGCGGTTCGCAGGGAGGGATGCTTGATGGAGGCGAGGCGGCTGAGTCACTCGGTGGAAACGGAGGTGGGGGAATGATCGCCCTGCCGACGATCGGCTTCATCGGGCTAGGCCTCATGGGGATGCCCATGGCTCGCAACCTCCTGCGAAAAGGGTTCCCTGTTACCGTGGTGCGCCACCGCGATCCAGCTGCACCGGCGACGCTCGCCGCGCTGGGCGCCGGGATCGTGGCCTCGCCCGCCGAACTGCGCGATCACGCCCAGATTGTGATCCTGATGCTGCCGACCTCGCGCGAGGTGGAGGAAGTGATCCTCGGCGACGGCGGGCTGGCAGACATCCTGCGTCCGGGCCAGGTGGTCGTGGACATGGGGACGAGCGACCCGGCATCCACGCGCCGCATCGCCGCGGCGCTTGCCACCCGTGACATAGCGTTCATTGACGCGCCGGTCACCGGCGGGGTGGGGGGCGCGGAGGCCGGAACCCTGACCATCATGGCCGGCGGGCCGTTCGCGGTTGTTGAACGGATTCGGCCCGCGCTGGCGGCCATGGGAGGCGTCGTGGCGTACGTCGGCGAGGCCGGCTCCGGCCATGTGGTCAAGCTGTTGAACAACATGATATCGATCTCAACGACCGCGTTGATTGCCGAGGCGCTGACGCTCGCCGAGCGCTCGGGCGTCGCGCGGTCGGTGGTTCTCGAGGTCCTCGAGCATGGATCCGCCAACAGCATCACTCTCCGGGGCGTGGCTGCTCGGCTTCGGGAGGAGCGCTTCAGTCCAGGCTTCAAGCTGGCGCTGGCCCGCAAGGACCTGCGCCTGGCCGAGGCATTGGCCGAGGCCTTAGGCGTGCGTCTGGAAGTTGCGACCGCGGCCCGCGCCGCCTACGATCGCGCCTGCGACGCGGGGATGGGGGATCTTGACGTCGCGGCGATCGCTGTGGCCAAGCCCGTCGGGGCGGCCTAGAGGCAGGTTAGCTCCAGAGCAGCCTGTGCAACGCGGAGTGGTCCAGGTCGCCACCGCCCTCATCAACCAGGGTCTGGAAGCGCGCGGCCGCGCACTCCAGGTGGGGCAGCCGCGCGCCCACGGACGCGGCCAGGTCCAGGGCCAGCCGCAGGTCCTTGAGATGCGTCCGGGCCTTGCCGCCTGGCGTGTAGGCCCGGTTGACCATCCGCGTGCCGTGAACCTGCAACACCCTTGAGTCCGCGAACCCACCGCGCAGCGCCTGCTGCACGGCGCAGGGATCGAGGCCGCACTTCTCGGCCAGCGTCAGTGCTTCTGCCACGGCCTCGATGGCCAGTCCGACGATGATCTGGTTGATGACCTTGGTCGTGTGACCGGCGCCGGGCGGGCCCACGTGCACGATGTTGCCGCCGAGCGCCTCGAGCACGGGCCGGGCGCGGGCCACATCCTCCACCGATCCTCCGGCCATGATGGCCAGTGAGCCGTCGGCGGCACCCTCCGGACCGCCTGATACCGGAGCATCCACCCAGCCGACGCCTCGCGCTGCCAGCCGCGCGGCGTGGACCCTGGACGGTGCCGGGTCGGAAGAGCCCATGTCGAGGACGAGATGTGGAGGGCGCAGGTGGGGCTCGAGCCGTTCGAGCACGGCGTTGGTCGCGCTCGAGTCCTCCAGCATGAAGAGCGAGATGTCCGCGGCTGCCGCGTCTCGAAGCTCCTGGCAGAGAGGTATGCCAGCGACCAGGTCCTCGGGAAGGCGCGACCGATTCCAGCCGCGCACATCGAACCCCTTCGCGATCAGCCGCCGGGCCATCGGCCGGCCCATTAGGCCCAGGCCCAGGATCGAGATGGTGGGAAGCATGGCGCATCAACTCCTTGTGCGATCCTCGACCACTGTAGCGCCTCAGGCGCCGCAGCGCCACAGTGCCGGGCGGAGGAAGAGAACTCATCGCACCGGAATCCATGACGCATGGAACTCCTAGGCGCGGTGCCCGCGCTCGTGGCGTTCGGCGCCGCCCTCATCGAAGCCCGGCGCCACCGGCGGCATCTCGAGAGCATTCCCCACCGCATTCACGTCAACGGCACGCGCGGCAAGTCAAGCGTCGTGCGCCTTGTCGTTGCGGGCCTGCGGGCCGGCGGGCTCTGCGTCGTCGGCAAGACCACGGGTTCAGCGGCCCGCGTCCTGCTGCCCGACGGTGGCGAGGTTGACCTCCGCGGAGGCCGGCGTCCTTCGCTGCGCGAGTACCATCGCGTGGCCGCGCTTGCGGCAAGCGCCGGCGCCGACGCGCTGGTTGTGGAGTGCATGGCGGTGCGCCCTGAACTGCAGCGGGTTGCCGAGCGCCGGTTGATGCGCTCGACGATAGGCGTGCTCACCGGCGCCGGGCTTGACCACCTCGGCGTGATGGGCGACTCGCTGGGCGAGATCATGGAGGCGCTTGCGTACACGATTCCTGCCGGTGGAGCGCTGGTCGTCCCGGGCTCTCCAGTGCCCCAGGCATGGGCAGATCAGGCGGAGCAGCGCGGAACCCGCGTGCTGCCGGCGCAGCTGGAATCCGACCTTGCGCTGCCGTGCGGCTATCTCGAGTGGCCCGAGAACCTTGCAATCGCCCTCGAGGTCTGCCAGGAGGTGGGCGTTGACCGCGCAACTGCCCTGGCAGGCATGGTCCAGGTGAGGCCCGACCCTGGGGCGCTGCGCATCTGGCACCTGCGCCCCCCCGACGATACGGACGGCCGCCGCAATTCAGACCTCTGGCTGGTCGGTGCATTCGGCGCCAACGATCCGGACTCGACCGGACAGCTGGTCGCCCGCGTGCGCCGGCTGTTCGACCTGGCCGGCGCGCCCACGGCAGGCATCCTGAACACCAGGGCCGACCGGGGCGAGCGGACGCTGCAGTGGTGCCGGGCGCTGCTCTCGGATGAGTTCCACGTTGACCGCTTGGTCATCACGGGTCCGCACGCCAGGGCGGCCGCGCGGCTGCTTGCGCAACGCGGATGGAACCGCGGGCGCGTGAGTGCGTGCGCCGACGCCTCCCCCGCAGATGTCACACGGGCAGCGGCAGAGTGCACAACCGACGCTCTTCTGGTAGTGGGCATGGGCAATGTCGCCGGTGCTGGAGCGGCGCTGCTCGCCCACTGGGCCGAGATAGGCGAGAGCGTTACAGGTGACTGAGGGGTCACGGGTGACTGAGGGCATCGCAGAGCGTGGGGGCATGAATGTGAGGGGATGACAGATGGCTGAGGCGTTGGGCACCGGTCTGGTTGTGTCGTTGCTCCTGTCCGAGTTCGTGGGGCTCTCGGCCGGTGGGCTGATAACGCCCGCATACCTTGCCCTCCTGCTGGATCAGCCGTGGCGCCTGGTTGGAACGCTCGCCGCCGCAGTCGTAGCGTTCGGCGCCTACAAGGGCCTGTCCGGTCACCTGATCCTTTATGGCCGGAGGAGGTTCGTGGCCATGGTGCTGCTTGGCGTCGCCGCGAACTGGGTCATCCAGGCTGCCGCTCCTGCGGCGGCGGTGGCCCTGGCCGTGCCGGTAGGCACCATCGGCCACGTCCTGCCCGGGTTGATCGCCAACGACTTCGAGCGGCAGGGAATCCTGGCGACCGTGGCCATGCTGGCCGCGGCCACCGTGGCCGCGGCGCTGGCGATCCGCGCGCTGGGGCTGTAGGCGCGGACGGGACGTGAACGTGCGACGGCGCCGTTACCCTCCGGCTGTGCTGGCGCTCGTGCTCGGCCTGGCGCTGGCCGCGGGCTCCGCCGGCCGGATCACCTCCGCACCGCGCGCCTCCTCCGAGGCGATGCAGCGGGCCGCCATCCTGATGGCGCAGGGGACCGTCGCGGTGCGTCAGGCGAGGCTCGAGCAAGGCCTGGCCATCAACACGAGGGCCGATCCCAACCGGACAGGTCTGATCGGGCTTGAGTGGTCTTCCGTGACCACTACGCTCGGATCGCTGGCCTCCAAGCGCACCAGCACCAACCCCAACCTGGCTGCCGGCCTGGCACGCTGGCTGCACGAGGCAGGCGTGCGCGAAGGGAGCGCGGTCGCGATCGGCGCCTCGGGCTCGTTCCCCGGGCTTGCGCTCGGGACCCTGACCGCGGTGCACGCTCTGGGCGGTCGTGCGATCAGCATCACTTCGGTGGGAGCCTCTAGTTGGGGAGCCAACGAGCCCGAGTTCACCTGGCTGGATATGGAGGCGGAGCTGGAGCGCGCGGGCCTGGCCACGCGTTCGGTAGGTGCATCGGTGGGAGGTGAGGATGATGACGGCGCCGGCCTGGGGCAGGGCGCGCGCCGCCAACTACTCGCAGCCATCGCGCGCTCGGGGGTGCCACTTCTTCCCGGCGCGACGCTGGCCGGGCGGGTGGCCGCCCGCATGGCCGCCTACGACGCGGCGACCGGCGGCCAGATCGCCGCCTTCGTAAACATCGGAGGGGCCGCGGCCAACACCGGCACGTGCCTTGGCATGCTGGGCCAGCGCCCTGGCGTCTACCGTGTCCTGCCACCCTGCAGGGGCGAACCAGGAGTGATGTGGCGGATGAGCGCGCAGGGGGTTCCGGTCTTGCACCTGCTGCACGTGGAGGGCATCGCGGCGGCATTTGGACTGCCTGTTGACCCAGTGCCGCTGCCTGAGCCCGGGCACGGAGCGCCGTTTGAGCGGCCGTCACGCGGGGCGTCCGGAGTCCTGCTCCTGGTGTTCCTGGCAGGCCTGCTGGCACTCGTCCGGCAAGCCCGTGCCGGGGGGCGCTCATAGGGCAGGTGCCTGATAGCAGGCAGGACCGCGGCCCGCTACACTGGAACCGACCTAGGAGGTGATGGAGATGGTCTGTCGCAGGGTGCTGCCTGTTATGGCCAGGCTGCCGGTTGTGGCGGCGATGTTGGCCCCGGTAGTGACCCTGACCGTCGTGGTGATGCTGACCGTGACAGCGGCGGTGATCGGTGGGCCGGCGTTCACCTCTGATCCTCCGGTCCTGCTGACCTCAGGCGGGCAGAGCGCAGATCTGCAAATAGTGAAGATCCTGCTTGAGCGGCTGGGGCTGCCGAACACCACCACAAAGCATCTGGCCCGGGTCGAGGACATGCGCGATGTCAAGACCCTTGTGATTGCGGTCGGCGGAAGCACGAAG
This DNA window, taken from Armatimonadota bacterium, encodes the following:
- a CDS encoding PrsW family intramembrane metalloprotease, translating into MVLTRAGIRWCLAVLALLSLALVLGVELGLRDGRESGAGWIRHPWADLRGPAQLVAALSVGALLLSVLLAGRQRPPSTALVPVETVVEHRTFSAPVKALLLGISAVMAVVGGLAFAGIDVLLALTHSELAFALAVGCLVGGIITVVQVRHSLAGRPARRFRLPSVLMLGLGFVLVVAAGTVTLYLRQRVGFSFAPLLFLGAALPPLAALSVAAEGVGQPASARRVLVAMVAGGTASVIAAVMLEMLLPGIIALFVKPVADMIREVIALIDQGRFSDLFRSPAAIFALVQLAVVAPIAEEAVKPIGVMVLGRRIQCARDALLIGMGCGAGFAIVENIMYEGGGISIWAGITFVRAIGGALHPIGAGLVSLGWFGVFQRQPGRWRNLARNYLAAVGLHAIWNGACGIFYLLESAHRDVLGPVDLQGWVIDIGLLALFLVEGAFMFWAVRRIAQALAADAVPQPALPPARLLGLWAVACMGVLLPIAAAASRAVVRYLESGPSP
- a CDS encoding winged helix-turn-helix transcriptional regulator; translation: MLPRFIREAGVLRALAHPVRLAILAHLRRRPACVCHLTRALGRPQAYVSQQLAVLRGSGLIEGQREGAYVYYGLRDRGVLALVDLVGGLLGRAVVGALPPGGRVEGCECPRCRKDAVTTVGSRG
- a CDS encoding permease, with translation MGDLLIAGLRALWEYIALHVLTCLIPAFLLAGAIVAFVSKEAVMARLGSAVSKTASFTTAAGASFLLAACSCTVIPVSSGLYYGGAGIGAAFILLWVAPASNLLSLVYTGSILGAQMVWVRVLAALAMAFIVGWVMTLAFRREEAGRMSTASGGSGTRILGQDDLTLLGLLVASLLAPNYLVRGGPYVQKLLVWAAATALVAAYARRRKTGEEIRRWLGETWWFARMIFPLLLLGVFIVGMVGASIPRAWIESYLGGSGLLASFLATLLGSVSYFATMTEAPFVHTLLGLGMGKGPALALLLTGPGLSLPNWLAIGRVFGARKAAVYVGTIIVLGTIGGWFAGTFVFK
- a CDS encoding thioredoxin family protein encodes the protein MTIEIFGPGCQKCRATEAAVHKAVQMLGLQAAITHVRDPKEMAAQRVMFTPAVRINGELKCAGRVPEVAEITTWLTTAAADGPV
- the arsB gene encoding ACR3 family arsenite efflux transporter; the protein is MGLFERYLSLWVAACMAVGVLIGKALPGLTDLMRRLEFGQGSQINVPIAVLIWLMITPMMMKVDLASIRNVGKRPRGLFVTLFVNWLVKPFSMALIAWFFFRHAFAAWIAPGEADQYIAGAIILAAAPCTAMVFVWSYLTDGDPAYTLMQVSVNDLIMLFLFAPIVRFLVSGAASLEIPFRVLLYSVAVFIVVPLTIGVVLRGWFVRRRGLAWFVGALLPRFAPVSMGALLATLVLIFAFQADNITGRSLHVLLIAVPILIQVYFNSSLAYLLMRLFRVRHAVAAPGALIGASNFFELAVATAIALFGPGSGAALATVVGVLIEVPVMLSVCSVCNRTRHWFPAAEGAG
- a CDS encoding chromate transporter, which gives rise to MLGLQPHPTLVPRGRGGRLGEGLDPARNAVQQVPAWRVFTAFVRLGATAFGGPAIVAHLKAELVGRRRWLTEADFADGLALCQIIPGATMVMLSTYAGYRVARIPGAAAAAIGFVLPAFVVMLVLSALYAHSGALPAVRAVFRGLGALVVVVVLNAAINLGRSALCDWQGVVLACLALVALVLGVGFPVVAAGAAVLALGLYRTQAVPGRRPPGPS
- a CDS encoding chromate transporter, whose product is MRPRGWAIAFMLGMALVLGPRIWNPVLGHLNLVLMKLGIMAFGGGFTLIPLIQQEVVSRLGWLTTREFIDGVALGQVTPGPILITATFIGYKIGGLAGAATSTIAVFLPSFLVLVGVVPHFDELRRLQAVQTMIRGVLAAFIGLLLFILHQFGQAALTDWRTWAVAIVVFAGLRGGVGLLTLVGLTAVVSLLAL
- a CDS encoding M20/M25/M40 family metallo-hydrolase; this translates as MDAFLSERLDEYIAETARLCAAPSISAQAIGLPECAGLVADLLKRKGFEVRRIPTEGAPVVVGRLEGRSARTLLFYNHYDVQPPEPLELWTTPPFEPALRDGALYARGAKDDKGEFVARLAAVDAVRAAHGGTPPCGVLFVVEGQEEIGSPHIARFVQDHKDLLSCHGAVWEEGGTDADGRPQVSLGRRGVLEVELGVETMRVDAHSGAADMLPNAAWRLLRALASLKGPDERIRIPGFYDAVLPPSAKDIEMLDALPDYEPHLRATYGVSEFVLGRRGRDLNRAVFEPTCNIQGLTAGYQGAGAKTVIPARAAAKLDFRLLPDQDPDEVFTLLKKHLSHEGFGDVEVTWIGAMWPSRVSVDDPLVGLTARTGEEVYGKPSLLLPLGGGSSPFYAFARPLGIPVVTAGVGYGRNRTHAPDEHVRLGDFLNASQHIARILEGFGDL
- a CDS encoding NAD(P)-dependent oxidoreductase, which gives rise to MLDGGEAAESLGGNGGGGMIALPTIGFIGLGLMGMPMARNLLRKGFPVTVVRHRDPAAPATLAALGAGIVASPAELRDHAQIVILMLPTSREVEEVILGDGGLADILRPGQVVVDMGTSDPASTRRIAAALATRDIAFIDAPVTGGVGGAEAGTLTIMAGGPFAVVERIRPALAAMGGVVAYVGEAGSGHVVKLLNNMISISTTALIAEALTLAERSGVARSVVLEVLEHGSANSITLRGVAARLREERFSPGFKLALARKDLRLAEALAEALGVRLEVATAARAAYDRACDAGMGDLDVAAIAVAKPVGAA
- a CDS encoding NAD(P)-dependent oxidoreductase codes for the protein MLPTISILGLGLMGRPMARRLIAKGFDVRGWNRSRLPEDLVAGIPLCQELRDAAAADISLFMLEDSSATNAVLERLEPHLRPPHLVLDMGSSDPAPSRVHAARLAARGVGWVDAPVSGGPEGAADGSLAIMAGGSVEDVARARPVLEALGGNIVHVGPPGAGHTTKVINQIIVGLAIEAVAEALTLAEKCGLDPCAVQQALRGGFADSRVLQVHGTRMVNRAYTPGGKARTHLKDLRLALDLAASVGARLPHLECAAARFQTLVDEGGGDLDHSALHRLLWS
- the pgsB gene encoding poly-gamma-glutamate synthase PgsB; this encodes MELLGAVPALVAFGAALIEARRHRRHLESIPHRIHVNGTRGKSSVVRLVVAGLRAGGLCVVGKTTGSAARVLLPDGGEVDLRGGRRPSLREYHRVAALAASAGADALVVECMAVRPELQRVAERRLMRSTIGVLTGAGLDHLGVMGDSLGEIMEALAYTIPAGGALVVPGSPVPQAWADQAEQRGTRVLPAQLESDLALPCGYLEWPENLAIALEVCQEVGVDRATALAGMVQVRPDPGALRIWHLRPPDDTDGRRNSDLWLVGAFGANDPDSTGQLVARVRRLFDLAGAPTAGILNTRADRGERTLQWCRALLSDEFHVDRLVITGPHARAAARLLAQRGWNRGRVSACADASPADVTRAAAECTTDALLVVGMGNVAGAGAALLAHWAEIGESVTGD